The genomic stretch GACAGGTTCGTGGATGGAAGGATTGAGCCGTGTTTGGCTCTCTTTCTCGTCCCAATAAGGCTTTTAATGATGAACGAACGAACCAAGAAGTTGATCGCGCCTTTTCCAGAAGATGGCGAGAAGCGTGCTTCTGATGGGACGCACGTGCTTCGCATGTGATTGTTTAGAGGTTCCTTTCACCTCCTCAAATATGTTCTTATCTCTTTAACCGCCTCATTAATCACATTTCTCATCGCCGCTCTGCATTCCCCCCGTTCCTTTTCTCGTCGCCGCTTCGCATCCGGTGGTCCTTACTCGTTCTCCTGTCGGAATAAGCCTTCCCCGTTCCTCCCTCCTCCTGCTCACCATCTCGCGTAAGCTTTTCCTCTCCCTCCCTATCCATCTGTTGTTGGTACTTGTTTTCGAGTTGTTGCGATGGGCATTGCATTACCTTCAGATCTGGATTTGGTTCTCGTCTGGTTTTCTCGAATGACACGTGACCTGGACCGGATCGGTTATTTTCTTGTGCATTCTGTGTTTGATGAATTGGCTAACCGTTTAATGGAATATAGATTTGATGATTTCGTTGTTGATCCGTGGAGCCTTTTTGATTCGATATTTCTGGTTCTGATGACTCGAGAACTATTCTTTGATTCACATCACATTGATAGATAACTGGTTGTCTTTGTTGCTCTGTTCAAGATATACGGATTTTGGTTCCTTATTTTCGCGATTCCGGTTGGTGTATCTTGTTATCGTCAAATTCAATCGCAGGTGGAAACCCCTAATCGACCAAAAATGTTCGACTTTTACCTTTTCCCCAGAATATTTTACGATCCCGTTTGCCCTCTGTGAGCAATTTATGGTCTTCTTTTCTGTAATTATTGCTTCAGATTAGTTTGCAAGTTGCTTGCTGCCATGTGTGGACAATGTGCGATCTTTGTTTGGCAGAGTTCAGTCTGTCGATGGCGCCGACGTACAAACCCAAAAACATACTCATAACCGGAGCGGCAGGCTTCATTGCGTCCCATGTCGCCAACCGCCTCGTTTGTAACTACCCCCAGTACAAGATCGTGGTTCTCGATAAGCTTGATTACTGCTCCAACCTCAATAACCTCAACCCATCACGCTCCTCTCCCAACTTCAAGTTTGTCGAGGATGATATTAGGAGCGCTGACCTCATCAACGACCTCCTGATCACCGAATCGattgataccatcatgcattttgcaGCCCAGACCCATGTTGATAATTCTTTTGGTAACTCCTTTGAGTTCACCAAGAACAACATCTACGGCACCCACGTTCTCCTGGATGCCTGCAACGTCACAGGTCGGGTTAGGAGGTTTATCTATGTTAGCACTGATGAGGTCTATGGAGAAACCGATGAGGATGCCACGGTTGGCAAACACGAGGGGTCTCAACTTCTGCCAACCAACCCATACTCGGCAACAAAAGCCGGGGCTGAGATGCTTGTTATGGCTTATGGAAAGTCATACGGCTTGCCTGTGATCACTACCCGAGGAAACAATGTGTATGGGCCATTTCAATTTCCGGAGAAGCTGATCCCAAAATTTATTCTTTTGGCCATGAGAGGGCAGCCACTTCCGATTTACGGTGATGGCTCCAATGCTAGAAGCTTTTTGTACTGTGAGGATGTTGCAGAGGCTTTTGATGTCATCCTCCACAAAGGAGAAGTTGGGCATGTTTATAATATCGGCACAAAGATAGAAAGGAGAGTGATTGATGTGGCGAAGGACATCTGTTCACTTTTTTCACTAGACCCAGATAAGGTCATTCAGTTTGTGGAGAATCGGCCTTTCAATGACCAGAGGTACTTTTTGGATTATCAGAAGCTGAAGAACCTGGGATGGTCGGAGCGGACTGCATGGGATGATGGACTCAAGAAGACGATGGAGTGGTATATGAGCCATCCAGATTGGTGGGGAGATGTTTCAGGAGCACTTTTGGCTCATCCACAGATGTTGATGATGCCTGGTATTGAAAGGCATATTGATGGTTCTGAAGAAACCAAGTCCATGGCTTCTCAGTCGATGACCTCTAATAGTCAGAATGGGATGGTGCTTCCTGCCTCAAAAAGCAGTGTGATGCCACCTAAGAAATCATATTTGAAGTTCTTGATCTATGGTAGAACTGGATGGATAGGGTGCCTTCTTGGCAAGATATGCGAGAAGCAGGGCATACCATATGAGTATGGAAGGGGGCGTTTGGAAGAGCGTTCCCATATCATACTGGACATTCAGAACGTGAAGCCAACTCATGTTTTCAATGCTGCTGGTGTGACTGGTAGACCTAATGTTGACTGGTGCGAATCTCATAAGCAGGAGACAATTCGGTCGATTGTCGTGGGAACTCTGACTTTAGCGGATGTTTGTAGGGAGCATGACCTGTTACTGATGAATTATGCTACCGGTTGTATTTTCGAGCATGATGCTAAACATCCTGAAGTGTCGGGCACTGGATTCACGGTGGAAGACAATCCAAACTTTATTGGATCCTTCTATTCGAAAACTAAAGCAATGGTAATTTTTGCCTTGcatttaatgaaattattttttctaaCTTAATGTTTTTTTGCATATTCTTAAAAGCTAACAAATTAGTTATTGTTGGTCTGTGACACAGGTTGAAGAGCTTTTGAGGGAATATGATAATGTCTGTACCCTTAGAGTTCAAGTGCCAATATCTTCTGATCGTAGCAATCCATGTAAATTCATTACTAAAATTACTTGTTATGACAAAGTTGTGAACATTCCAAATAGCATGATGGTTTTAGATGAACTTGTCCCCATTTCAATTGAGATGGCAAAGAGAAATTGCAGAGGCGTATGGAACTTTACCAATCCTGGTGTGGTGAGCCACAATGTGATGGATTCGAAGCTGtagaaaccctaaaccctaaatcctAGAAATGTAGAAGATCTACATTGACCCCTGCTTTTAATGGATCTATTTTACACTGGAAATACAGGCTAAAGTCATAGTAGCACCTCGAAGCAATAACGAGATGGATACTACAAAATTGAAGAGTGAGTCTCCCGAGTTGTTGTCCATCAAAGATTCTCTCATCAAATGTGTTTTTGAGCCAACCATCCAGGTCCTTTCTCACTGATAAGCTTCCTCAATGTCACAGTACGACTTTCATCAATACAAACTTGATTAATGACATCATTAATGTCATCCAACACATGGCAGTATGACTATCATCATACAAACTCTGCATCAGGAATACTTATCTAAGCAGGAGGAAAAACTTGATTAATTTTATTAGGTAGTCTGTTTTGTTGTTCTTGTTTAGTTTCTTTACAAGAGACTATTATTATTTGTCCTCTAAATTTGGACTGTCCAATTTACTAGCTACATTCTTTTTGATGCATccatttgttgttacattctacATTCTATTTGTCATTTTCTTCCTCTACTTTCAGAATATTTCTATGGAATCTATAATTATCTTTTGATCTTGTGCACTTTGGAGTTCGAAATGTagtttgattttttatttatttataatcgtGTGTGTGATCTGCTAGTTGTGCACATTTTGTTTAGTATTTTGAATTATTGTTTATTAGTTGATTCTGGTGAACATGGAACGAAGTAGAGAGGATAACTATGACATGGACGGTGGGGGGGAGGATGAGGGGTGATTAAAATACTTGTTCGGGTGGGTGTACTTAGTTGCCTTTCATTAACAGGAAATCAGTTTTGACAAGAGGTGGATGTTATTGTTGAGATTGATCAAAGGATGTTATTTGGAAGAATGTTTAAATAATATCATTGCTCGGTGAAAACTTTTTTGAGTTTCCTAGTCGATTTGTTGAAAAAGTATTTTTCAGGGTTTCTTTAATGAGTCAACATGAGAAATGCTTGATTCACCTATGTTCATACTTTTTCAATTTCTTGTACTTTGGAAGCAATGGTGATATTTCTTCCTGTTCTGTAAGCGAATGGATGTTGTTGTTTCACCCGGTGGTTGATTTCTCAGTTGAAGAACTTGTAGATACTACAACTCTAGTGTTTTCAGTCAAATGATCATTACTTTTGTTGTGCGATGTTGTTTGTCCAAGACGATTTCTACAGCTCAAGAGCTAAAATCTCTACTTATGTTGTGTGCTGATCTTTGTcccagataatttctgcagctcaaGTAAATTATGTATGATTGACGAATGATAGCTGAATTTTTGTTTCCTGTATCAGCGTGCCATGTTGAACCGTTTTCTGCTGAAACTCAAAACTGTTGCTGCTGCGTCAATGGACAGACAGACTTGGTTATCATCAGCCTCTGGATGAGATGGTCTCAATGGGGTCGAATTCCATCGACACATTTCCTAGTCAATATGATGTCAAACTCGCCGGAGATGGATTTGGCAGTGTCTCATAtatttctttttaagtttttttttttttttttttttttcattttttgctTGACACACAACAATAACTAAATCGTAAAGTCATCATAATCTTTACTCTACACgcatatatgatttatttttatcttctttatgtcttatatatttttactattttcataatGAGAATACTGTTATCAGACATAGAATAACTACCGTTCTTTCATGTAGCAATTAGTCAAATAAACCAATGGATCAACGTGTCATAATCAAAGTCGTTCTCTTATATTTATCAAACAACCCAAAATGAATATAAAAACTACATCCTCCATATTCTATATCATGTAGTCCACGCGTTTCGTGTTTTTTTAAGCTTGCATGGATGAATAAAGAACACAACCAAATGTTTCTACTAACGTACATAACGTGACTTCATCGGAGTTTCTACCACGAGGAGTTGGGATACTAAACCCAAACTGACTTGGAAACCCCAACAAAGTATTATCTATCATAACACTTCACGTTGTTACTAAATCAAGCTGACATTATCGAGTACAAAAAATCTTCTTTTGACGTCACATATCCTTCCTGTCCTAATCTGTCCGAATGAGCTGTATTCAATCCCTTTCGTGCATTTGCCATCTTCCCAAAACAGCTCCTCGGCCACTCTCTTGTTCTACCAAATGCCTTCATCTAAGTTCAAATTATATGTCAATGACTTGACGATTTCTTATTCATAGCTCGCACAGACTAAACCTTACATGTGAGTTTGGCGCCTGCAGGTTGAGAGATCAATTTTAAGCCTTCATATACTCTTCGATCCGATCCCTCTTTGATGAAGTAAAAGATGACTAAATCACAGATAGCTACCTCTTCCTCACAAGCATATATACACTCTTCATGCATGCATGTCATACTTACGTAACAGTTTTCATGCTCCAATCTCTCGAAACAAGGAATAGAAAGAAAAGCAATCTCGAGCACTACATTGTTATGCATCAATGAGTCTATGAAAGTGGATCTTCACAACCGTAGTCGGTGAAGAATCAGCAACGAGATAGTTCCTAACACAAGCAAGGATTCAATGAAGGGAGGTCTCTTCACTCGATATAAATGACAAAGCTGTGGTTTATCGATCATCCTCTTACTAGAAACGTATCTACGTACGAAACTTGGGAACAGatcacatgcatgatatcaagatTAGAACACTGGATTAAGCTGGAAGTATGAAATCATGAAGTCAGCTGGACTCAGATCTTACCTGGGCATTTCATCGAGCAGAAAGAAAAAAGGAATGAAGTACAGGGTAGGAACTCAGTTCCCACGGTGATCttgtgagaagaggaaggaaggatgCTCATTAATGTAGCAAGCGGTATGCTTCACAAGATCACAAGAAGCTGAAGCGAAGCTCCTCCTCCTGTTCTTACTTCCACCGAGGACGCACGCGTCAGTCCTCAAGGAAGCCGGTCATCCGGAGCACGGAGTTCCGGACGTGCCTCAGATCCCGGCCCTTGAGCGTCCTCCCCTGGCCGGTGCACACCGAGAAGGCCGCCTTCCCCACCATCCTACCGCGAGACGCCAAGACATGCGGCGGCACCATCTCCGTCTCTCGCTCCTCGTCACCGTAATCACCGATGCTGGCCTCGCCGGTTGCAGGCACGCGTGGGGTCCTCGGGACATCCATCGGCGCGGAGGCCGTCCAAGTCCGACCCCGCGACGAGCTGCACGGTCTACTCCCCGCgtcgctcggccgctcctcgtggCCGTCCGGCCACACCACCTCCGACTCGTACAACTCTTCCATCACGCGGGCGGGAGGCTCGGGTCACTGCTTCTTCTTCCTCAACTCCTCCTGTGCTGGTGGTAAGAAGAGACGAGCGAGGTTGGAGTTCATCTGGTTTGGCTACCGCCATGGCCACGCGTCCAGCAGGGGGCAGAAAGCAACATAATCTTTGAGATCACCTCGTAACCTTGGACGACTTAATCTGACAAACGGTGcacacatcaagaagaaaaagctTGGGCTAGAGGATCAGCAGCAGAACCTGATGCTGACATGAGTGAACAGCCCATCAGAGGCAACCTTGATTTGGGCATCCATACGAGACCTGGTAAAGTTGGTGCAGACCTGTTATGATGAGCTGACAACCAGCCGCGATTGAGCTGGCACGCGGCCACTCCACAAATAATTGCTGTCGGATTCTGAAGTCACCCACAGTGTGATGATACAAACaatgtatatatatagtatgtgcgCTCAGGTTTGAGGCACCGCCGTGACATGCTTCATGAAGAGAAAGAATATCCAGCTTGTTGCAGCCTGTCTCAACTGGCGGAGATCGAAGCATTGGTTGGGGCACAAGTACTCCTTAACTTTGAGATCCGCTTCCCAAGTGATGGACTTCTTCTCGACCTCCCATCTCTGTCCCCCTCAGATGCCAaagattaagagagagagagagagagagagagagaagaatcacTTGCATTTGGCTTATGCGTATGAACATTTCAACCGGATCTAAACTTGACATGAATCCATATCCGATTCAATTGGGATCAATCAAGGTAAGCTTCTTCCGGGCCGGCCCACACTATCTCACTTGCCCGTATCGTAATGGGCCGTGGATAAGCCcattatattaataaattatctaaatattttttgatattatataATATGATCAGCTttgtattttaaatataaattatttaattaggTATTTTTTGTGAGAAGTGCTTTGGTCGTGTCTCGTAATTACCGACACGAACGGCAGTCGCTCCTCGCTCggaaaaataaataagaaaataaataaaaagaaataggATAATTCGGTTGCCGTCTCGCTTTATCTGCGTCGGTGCGACGCACGCGATCAATTGACCTCGAGGCAGAAGCTTCCTCGTCCCGACTCCGACCCCGACTCCTCTTCCCTTTCCCATCTCGAGATCCTCGGCGGAGCCCGAGGCGCCGACCACCCCAATCTCCGCCCCTTCTTGCCCTTCTCCCTCTTCGGCAGTGGGTCCCGATGGTCTGATCTCCCTTCTCTCCCCGATCGCGGCTGGGTAGAATTGGGGGCGCATCAAGATGGGCTGCGCTGGATCCACTCCCGCCAAAGGAGACGGTAAATTCCGATCCCACTTCTTGTTTCTTCTTACGCTTGTACTTCGATTCTATTGTTGTCCTTGATTACTAAATCGTTGATCATCTCTTTTTCCTTTCACCGACGACGTGTTATGTTCACGTCTTCGTATTTGGGGGCGTTCTGTCCCGGCTGCTGTTTGACAATAGACTCGCAGCACACGAGGGGAAACTTGGATATGGGGTTACCTAACGTGCATCCAACATTGGAAATAGTctttcatcactattattctctgTAATTGTTTCTGATGTATGATTTGTTATTATGTACCATTGGTCTTATATTGCGAGTAGACCACCATATAATGGAGTCACAATTCTTTAGTCCATCGATACAACATACACATCGAGTACCCATTACTTATTATGCGATGTGTTATTGCGGACTAGCATGTTCATGGTGCGAAATGATGTCCCACCTTGTCATCGTGAACTTGCCTTACTCATGTTAGATGTCGGATATGTGATATGATTGAATGATCatgttccttctttttcttttatgcttCATCCTCGCAGAGATTGCAAGTTCAAAAACCAGCTTTGTCATAGGTTTTTATAGCTGTAGCCTATGGGTGTAAGTGATGTCAGGTTATAGAGTGTTTCTATAAAGTATCACAAGCATGAGAAGTGTCCAGGTTTAGTCATCTTGGTTATTGAGACTTCAGAAGTTGACACTGCTGCTGTATGCATGGAACAGGTTTAATCAGAATATATTACTATTGAATCTTGTCATCGTTAAGCTAGTCAGAAAGTGCTAGTGTAACAGATGCTTTTTACCTCTTCTGCATGGATGGAGAGCTGCCAAACATACTGAGTGAAGTACACGGTTCTAAAGGGAGTCGCAAGAAGAACACATTTATATTGACTAGCTGAACAAGAGTAGTCATGTTCATCTGGAAAAGCAAGTTCCTATATTATTTTCACGACTCTCTAGGATAGAAAAGTAACTTGTAAATGGATAATTGAAAACCATGCTGTAAGCTTGCTGCTAGAATCCAATTTTTCTGGATGATATCTCCTCTTTGTAAAATTAGCCTTCTGCCAAAGTTGTACTTCCTTTTTATATGAATGATTGATAGTCATGTTATTATGAAGAGGTCATATGTAGATTTGAAGTTTTTATCAGATAAGGGGCCCATTGGCAATGATGTTTATGCAAGAAACTGGAAGAGTACATGAAACTTTTAATTTTGAATTACATATATTTTGGCCTTATTCTTTTAATACTGATAGGTCATGATAGACTTTCTTTTGGTGGGATGGAATTAATCTGAATGTTTGCCAAGCATGTTTTATCTCTATAATTATTTATTCTGATACTTTGGTTTATTCCTTAGTGCCTCTTTTTATGTTGATACTTGGTTCCTTTTGCATAAATGCATCGTATTCATGTAGTTTGATTTATGATGAAAGAAATGTACTTATGCTttggtttctattttttttaatgacattTCTAATTCATGATGTGTGTTGCCAAGAAATAATCATGACCTGATATTAATGGTGAACTCAAGATTTCTTTGTACCACGGTAATTCACGGTTTCTGTTATTGGATGTCTTGACTTTTTAGCACAATGGATACTTTTGTAAATTGAGTTGGCTTGCACATTGATGCATCCATCATAACTGAATTATGATGCATTAAGTTTATGCTTTATTCAAGATTCTATTTCTGTTGTTCTTCAAATCATCAGAAACAAATGTCTCAAATATTAGCTCcccattttattaattttaagtaACTTGCACCGAAGTTTTTTACTTGATTGTCAGTAATGAATGAGTTTCTTTGTCTATGGTCTGATTGACTTTAGTGATCCTAGAGAAtactaaaaaaattcaaaaaccaAAGCCCTGGAAGCATACACAGCAAATAACTCGCGCACAGCTCAAGCAGATGCGCGATGAATTCTGGGATACAGCCCCTCACTATGGCGGCCAAAAAGGTGCTCCCTTCCTCTGATAATTTCTACAGCTCTTGGTTTTATATATTTTAACATGTTTGTTTAGCACACAACTTATTTTACATTCAACAAGAGAGTGTGGCCTTTCAATCAGAAACCTTTTAACTTCAGTTGATAAAGTTCATCTCACAGGcagaagtttttttctttttaagacggTGTTCAGATATCACAAGTTCTTGGATCAGTTTTCTACCCTTTCCATAATAGCCATAAGGCTAATAAATTTTACTTATTTTAGCTTGTAAATAACCTGTTAGGTTTTTTATTAACAAAATTTCTCCATGTAAATGGTGGCTTGTCACCGTAGAAAACATTTCTCCAAGTAAATAGTGGCTTGTCAAAATGACTTGATAAAATAAATGAAATTCTGATAAAACAAGTTTTGGCTAATGAATTTTCTTGCAAGGTTTTATATTAAGAAATCAATTGTTCCTTCAAAAATTTGATCATTTAGTTATATCTGCATGCTGTTTTAGTGATGTTATGAGATTTCTGGTTCTTTAGTAAAGGGAAGCACATTGAATTGTTCTAGGACAGGTTTCTTTCTCAGCTATAGAAAGTTTCCATAGCCGAAACAAAATTTTGAGGATGTCCATCACGAACACAGACACTTTTGCATACTAAATAGGGATGCAGATAAGCACTCAAACAAGCTTTCCTTTTTTGTCTGATGGTACTGAGCATTTGATGGAAGTATGCTATATTAAATATTCCTGTTGTTATGATATTTTAGGAAGTACTATTTTCAAGGAGAGACTTGCAGAGCTGTAATGGTTGACttaaatgtaaaaatattatataccTATAGAAATATCAAATTAAGATGAATACTTTGTGCTGGAGCCAATCATCTTTACTGGAAAGGTTGATTTGGTCTGTAGGTTCGTTCCATTACTTTTTTCCTCTGCATTTACATCTTGTCGTTGACGACTGTTGCAGGTTTTCGCAAAACCATCATTAAATACATGTATATTTGTTCATTAAACTATATAAATCTCTTGTGCACTGACCAAAAGAGGCTTGGTAGAGAAATGATGGTTAGTAAATCATCTCTTGAAGACATTTATTGAAGTCATAAATGGGGTGTCTTCAGTGATGTTAGCGTAGACATCTTTCCTGAATTGAAGCAGCAttctcaatattaaaattttgtcaCCATATGCATTGGATACAGCAACAAGTTAATAACTACAGATTAAACAATTGCATAACTTGTGATAAAGCATGTAGATGCTGCACTTCTCATTGTCGCCATCTAGAGTATTAGAATTTCTATTCCAGCAGAACAGGAGCTTAGCGTATGAATGTGAAACCATTGTGAAATCGTTGTTCATGC from Musa acuminata AAA Group cultivar baxijiao chromosome BXJ1-3, Cavendish_Baxijiao_AAA, whole genome shotgun sequence encodes the following:
- the LOC135581443 gene encoding trifunctional UDP-glucose 4,6-dehydratase/UDP-4-keto-6-deoxy-D-glucose 3,5-epimerase/UDP-4-keto-L-rhamnose-reductase RHM1-like isoform X1; the encoded protein is MCDLCLAEFSLSMAPTYKPKNILITGAAGFIASHVANRLVCNYPQYKIVVLDKLDYCSNLNNLNPSRSSPNFKFVEDDIRSADLINDLLITESIDTIMHFAAQTHVDNSFGNSFEFTKNNIYGTHVLLDACNVTGRVRRFIYVSTDEVYGETDEDATVGKHEGSQLLPTNPYSATKAGAEMLVMAYGKSYGLPVITTRGNNVYGPFQFPEKLIPKFILLAMRGQPLPIYGDGSNARSFLYCEDVAEAFDVILHKGEVGHVYNIGTKIERRVIDVAKDICSLFSLDPDKVIQFVENRPFNDQRYFLDYQKLKNLGWSERTAWDDGLKKTMEWYMSHPDWWGDVSGALLAHPQMLMMPGIERHIDGSEETKSMASQSMTSNSQNGMVLPASKSSVMPPKKSYLKFLIYGRTGWIGCLLGKICEKQGIPYEYGRGRLEERSHIILDIQNVKPTHVFNAAGVTGRPNVDWCESHKQETIRSIVVGTLTLADVCREHDLLLMNYATGCIFEHDAKHPEVSGTGFTVEDNPNFIGSFYSKTKAMVEELLREYDNVCTLRVQVPISSDRSNPCKFITKITCYDKVVNIPNSMMVLDELVPISIEMAKRNCRGVWNFTNPGVVSHNVMDSKL
- the LOC135581443 gene encoding trifunctional UDP-glucose 4,6-dehydratase/UDP-4-keto-6-deoxy-D-glucose 3,5-epimerase/UDP-4-keto-L-rhamnose-reductase RHM1-like isoform X2, which encodes MAPTYKPKNILITGAAGFIASHVANRLVCNYPQYKIVVLDKLDYCSNLNNLNPSRSSPNFKFVEDDIRSADLINDLLITESIDTIMHFAAQTHVDNSFGNSFEFTKNNIYGTHVLLDACNVTGRVRRFIYVSTDEVYGETDEDATVGKHEGSQLLPTNPYSATKAGAEMLVMAYGKSYGLPVITTRGNNVYGPFQFPEKLIPKFILLAMRGQPLPIYGDGSNARSFLYCEDVAEAFDVILHKGEVGHVYNIGTKIERRVIDVAKDICSLFSLDPDKVIQFVENRPFNDQRYFLDYQKLKNLGWSERTAWDDGLKKTMEWYMSHPDWWGDVSGALLAHPQMLMMPGIERHIDGSEETKSMASQSMTSNSQNGMVLPASKSSVMPPKKSYLKFLIYGRTGWIGCLLGKICEKQGIPYEYGRGRLEERSHIILDIQNVKPTHVFNAAGVTGRPNVDWCESHKQETIRSIVVGTLTLADVCREHDLLLMNYATGCIFEHDAKHPEVSGTGFTVEDNPNFIGSFYSKTKAMVEELLREYDNVCTLRVQVPISSDRSNPCKFITKITCYDKVVNIPNSMMVLDELVPISIEMAKRNCRGVWNFTNPGVVSHNVMDSKL
- the LOC135639217 gene encoding protein S40-1-like, which produces MEELYESEVVWPDGHEERPSDAGSRPCSSSRGRTWTASAPMDVPRTPRVPATGEASIGDYGDEERETEMVPPHVLASRGRMVGKAAFSVCTGQGRTLKGRDLRHVRNSVLRMTGFLED